Proteins found in one Scardovia inopinata JCM 12537 genomic segment:
- a CDS encoding N-acetyldiaminopimelate deacetylase, translating to MMEKMSPVLTEANLISIRRNLHQIPEPALKEVKTQAYVLKVISGMNQEFLQVRVPENLSTAVLVLVSGFRPRRTIAYRADMDALPIEEKTDLPFSSTNPGYMHACGHDIHMAVALGVLSYFSVHQPEDNLIFFFQPAEEAESGAKRAYESGIFTGEWKPDEFYALHDTPDLPAGQIGCRMGTLFAGTTEVTIDIEGVGGHAAFPQDSKDALMAAAALIMQAQTIISRGIDPVQGGVLTLGKIQAGRARNIIAGHAHIEGTIRGLSQNTIQRIDDQLLALCRGLEEAYSVTVSCRLHQGGYLPVVNDPHLTKNLIHIMKALPGVDYSTVEPAMTGEDFGYLLARFPGTMFWLGVDDESCLHTATFNPKESAIGKGVEAVCSFISERMHEV from the coding sequence ATGATGGAAAAGATGTCACCCGTTTTAACCGAGGCAAACCTCATTTCTATTCGCCGGAATCTTCATCAGATTCCGGAACCAGCCTTGAAAGAAGTGAAGACCCAGGCGTACGTGCTGAAAGTTATTTCTGGTATGAATCAGGAATTTTTGCAGGTACGAGTTCCTGAAAATTTGTCCACAGCTGTTCTCGTTTTGGTGTCAGGATTTCGGCCTCGCAGAACGATCGCTTACCGAGCTGATATGGATGCTTTGCCGATTGAGGAAAAAACAGATCTGCCTTTTAGCTCGACAAATCCTGGGTATATGCACGCCTGCGGGCATGACATACACATGGCTGTGGCTTTGGGGGTGCTCAGCTATTTTTCTGTGCACCAGCCCGAGGATAATCTCATTTTCTTTTTTCAGCCCGCGGAAGAGGCTGAGAGCGGAGCTAAAAGAGCGTATGAATCAGGAATTTTTACCGGAGAGTGGAAGCCAGATGAGTTTTATGCCCTCCATGACACTCCCGATCTGCCAGCTGGACAGATCGGTTGCAGGATGGGAACCCTCTTTGCAGGAACTACCGAAGTAACCATAGACATAGAGGGTGTGGGTGGGCATGCTGCCTTCCCCCAGGATTCTAAAGACGCTCTTATGGCCGCAGCAGCCCTTATTATGCAGGCTCAGACCATAATTTCTCGTGGAATTGACCCAGTTCAGGGTGGGGTTCTTACTTTGGGGAAGATTCAGGCAGGCAGGGCAAGAAATATTATTGCCGGCCATGCCCACATTGAGGGGACCATACGAGGGCTGAGCCAAAACACCATTCAGAGGATCGATGATCAGCTCCTGGCCCTGTGCCGGGGGCTGGAAGAAGCTTATTCAGTAACTGTTTCCTGCCGGCTTCATCAAGGTGGCTACCTGCCGGTTGTCAACGATCCCCACCTGACCAAAAATCTGATCCATATTATGAAAGCCTTGCCTGGTGTGGATTACTCCACGGTGGAACCAGCCATGACAGGAGAAGATTTTGGTTACCTTCTTGCCCGTTTCCCTGGGACAATGTTCTGGCTGGGGGTTGATGATGAGTCATGTCTGCATACGGCAACTTTCAATCCTAAAGAGAGTGCCATAGGGAAGGGAGTCGAAGCCGTCTGTTCTTTTATTTCTGAGAGGATGCATGAGGTATGA
- the dapD gene encoding 2,3,4,5-tetrahydropyridine-2,6-dicarboxylate N-acetyltransferase, whose translation MTTGEAGTGGQENSLSAREIISYIAQSDKKTPVTVYIRGVSSEEMAGLVYPDQTQVFAEGRLAIVFGDWALLQPFIQKYEGRFEQVRVEAGARNSALPLLDLTRVHARIEPGALIRDRVTIKDGAVIMMGAILNIGAYVGEGSLIDMGAVLGGRAAVGKNCHIGAGAVLAGVIEPASAQPVRIGDQVLIGANAVVLEGVQVGDHAVVAAGAVVTQDVEPYTVVAGVPARVIKSVDAHTESKTAIEEDLRRI comes from the coding sequence ATGACCACAGGTGAAGCAGGAACAGGAGGGCAGGAAAACAGTCTTTCTGCCAGGGAGATTATCTCTTATATAGCTCAGTCCGATAAGAAAACCCCGGTTACCGTCTACATAAGGGGAGTCAGTTCGGAAGAAATGGCTGGCCTGGTTTATCCCGATCAGACCCAGGTTTTTGCAGAAGGTAGGCTGGCTATTGTTTTTGGCGACTGGGCTCTTCTGCAGCCTTTCATCCAAAAGTATGAAGGCAGATTTGAGCAGGTGAGGGTAGAGGCTGGTGCGAGAAATTCTGCCCTCCCTCTCCTGGATCTGACCAGGGTACATGCCCGAATAGAGCCGGGAGCCCTTATCAGAGATCGGGTAACCATAAAAGACGGAGCTGTCATCATGATGGGTGCCATCCTCAATATTGGGGCTTATGTGGGGGAAGGATCCCTGATTGATATGGGGGCTGTTCTGGGTGGCAGGGCAGCTGTAGGCAAGAATTGTCACATTGGGGCTGGGGCGGTTCTGGCCGGGGTTATCGAGCCAGCCTCAGCTCAACCGGTAAGAATTGGGGACCAGGTGCTTATTGGGGCCAATGCCGTTGTTTTGGAAGGTGTTCAGGTGGGGGATCATGCTGTGGTGGCAGCAGGAGCGGTGGTTACCCAGGATGTGGAGCCCTATACCGTGGTTGCAGGAGTTCCGGCCAGGGTTATCAAATCAGTTGATGCTCACACTGAATCCAAAACGGCTATTGAAGAAGATTTGCGAAGGATCTGA
- the lysA gene encoding diaminopimelate decarboxylase, whose product MIQRDQISASGHFMVGGCDCLDLAATYGTPVIAYDVSRIRRNYRAFRQAFEKAKIRSVISYASKAFSCKAVYNLIDQEGGHVDVVSGGELATALAAGFPPERISFHGNNKSQEELTFALKSKVGLIIIDNFHEIELLQNMLPSPRSAHRDQVEPAHIMLRITPGVSAHTHDYISTGQTDSKFGFDLASGQADRALQKVLADSRFCMEGIHAHIGSQIFDPYAFQALARIMINLAARWRRDFGYCAQSVNLGGGFGIAYNQEDDPDDVEDFVQSLSSSIRQAAADLSFPLPTVWIEPGRSLVGSAACTLYTVGSRKDIPGYNSYIFVDGGMGDNIRPALYRARYQAFLAKNPVGRPAETVRIAGKYCESGDVLCWDQALPQTQPGDILAIPATGAYGYSMASNYNRNPRPAVVFVEDGHPQLVIRRESYEDLIRLDMAYDSGPHR is encoded by the coding sequence ATGATACAGAGAGATCAGATCAGCGCATCCGGTCATTTTATGGTAGGCGGGTGCGACTGTCTTGACCTGGCTGCCACTTATGGTACCCCGGTTATTGCTTATGATGTCAGCCGAATCCGTCGTAATTACCGGGCTTTCAGGCAGGCATTTGAGAAAGCCAAGATCAGATCTGTCATCTCGTATGCGTCAAAGGCTTTTTCCTGCAAGGCTGTTTATAATCTCATCGACCAGGAGGGGGGGCATGTTGATGTGGTTTCTGGAGGCGAACTGGCAACCGCCTTGGCTGCTGGTTTTCCCCCTGAAAGGATCAGCTTTCATGGGAACAATAAATCTCAGGAAGAGCTTACTTTTGCCCTAAAGAGCAAAGTGGGACTTATCATTATTGATAATTTCCATGAGATAGAACTTTTACAAAATATGCTTCCTTCTCCTCGGTCTGCTCATCGTGATCAGGTTGAGCCGGCTCATATTATGCTCCGTATAACTCCTGGTGTCAGTGCCCACACCCATGACTACATCAGCACCGGTCAGACTGACAGCAAATTCGGCTTCGATTTGGCTTCCGGCCAGGCAGACCGGGCTCTTCAGAAGGTTCTTGCTGATTCTCGTTTTTGTATGGAAGGAATTCATGCCCATATTGGTTCACAAATTTTTGATCCTTATGCCTTTCAGGCCCTGGCTCGAATTATGATCAATCTTGCTGCCCGGTGGAGAAGGGATTTTGGTTACTGCGCACAGTCTGTGAATCTGGGGGGAGGCTTTGGCATTGCCTATAATCAGGAAGATGATCCGGATGATGTGGAAGATTTTGTTCAGTCTTTGTCCAGCAGTATCCGTCAGGCTGCAGCTGACTTATCCTTCCCCTTGCCAACAGTGTGGATTGAGCCCGGCAGGTCGCTGGTAGGGTCAGCCGCCTGTACCTTGTATACGGTGGGATCCAGAAAAGATATTCCTGGTTATAATTCATATATTTTTGTGGATGGAGGAATGGGGGACAACATCCGCCCTGCCTTGTACAGGGCCCGCTACCAGGCTTTTCTTGCCAAAAACCCCGTAGGCCGGCCAGCTGAGACTGTGCGAATTGCTGGAAAATACTGTGAGTCCGGAGATGTACTCTGCTGGGATCAGGCTCTGCCCCAAACTCAACCAGGAGACATTTTGGCCATTCCGGCTACAGGGGCATATGGATATTCTATGGCATCAAATTATAACCGCAATCCCCGTCCAGCAGTTGTATTTGTTGAAGATGGCCACCCCCAGCTAGTCATTCGTCGGGAAAGCTATGAAGATTTAATCCGTCTGGATATGGCCTATGATTCTGGTCCACACCGATGA
- the dapF gene encoding diaminopimelate epimerase: MITLEKVQGSGNSFFLLDQDLLPSALNENELSRLALALCPRKTGLTGGADGILAVTASPTPSIHVINADGSQASMCGNGLRTVARYLHDHYGFGQEGKRDTIDGSFHVSTLNANLQVRSVGNFAPGLPAYSVEISPVSFDSRSLPFTNLGRNRLINCSVPELLPDLRFTALSVPNPHVVSFMTQDQVQSDLLSSLGNRLNSPNPYFPNGVNVNFAHILGRNTLYVRTFERGVGLTNACGTGMSAASLCLVLTHPQMGEANQEITVYNPGGMVKTRVHYQEEEGTYTINLIGNATVTHLIELDESCLYHPPAQGSDLEKKKAKIKETAENTAYQDFVAKLPYH; encoded by the coding sequence ATGATTACCTTAGAGAAAGTTCAAGGCAGTGGCAACAGTTTTTTTCTTCTGGACCAAGATCTGCTGCCTTCTGCCTTAAATGAGAATGAGTTGAGCAGACTCGCCCTTGCCCTCTGCCCCAGGAAGACCGGACTTACAGGGGGAGCCGATGGAATTTTAGCGGTGACCGCCAGTCCCACTCCTTCCATACACGTCATTAATGCTGATGGAAGTCAGGCATCCATGTGTGGGAATGGTCTGCGTACTGTAGCACGCTATTTACATGATCATTATGGATTTGGGCAAGAAGGTAAAAGAGATACGATAGATGGCTCTTTCCATGTATCTACTCTCAACGCTAACCTGCAGGTACGATCAGTAGGAAATTTTGCTCCTGGCCTGCCAGCCTATTCCGTGGAAATCTCACCCGTATCCTTTGACAGCCGCAGCCTCCCCTTCACTAATTTGGGTCGAAATCGCCTGATTAATTGCAGCGTCCCTGAGCTTTTACCAGACCTGCGTTTTACTGCCCTGTCTGTTCCTAACCCTCATGTGGTTTCTTTTATGACTCAAGATCAGGTCCAGTCTGATCTTCTTTCATCTCTGGGGAACCGGCTCAATTCTCCCAACCCGTATTTCCCCAATGGTGTGAACGTTAATTTTGCCCACATACTTGGCCGCAATACCCTCTATGTCCGTACTTTCGAGCGGGGAGTCGGACTGACGAACGCCTGCGGAACCGGGATGTCTGCAGCTAGTCTTTGTCTGGTCCTTACCCACCCTCAGATGGGAGAGGCGAACCAGGAAATCACTGTATACAATCCGGGAGGTATGGTAAAAACTCGTGTTCATTACCAGGAGGAGGAAGGAACCTATACGATTAACCTCATTGGCAATGCCACAGTGACCCATCTGATTGAACTCGACGAATCCTGCCTCTACCATCCTCCAGCCCAGGGGTCTGACCTCGAAAAAAAGAAAGCAAAAATCAAAGAAACCGCAGAGAATACAGCGTACCAAGATTTTGTGGCAAAACTCCCCTACCACTGA
- a CDS encoding glycoside hydrolase family 3 protein, with product MTIRINDPDKQAFEQEHEDLVRRLAPECMVLLRNDGTLPLTNLQSVALYGNGARQTIKGGTGSGDVNVRHFVTVEEGLEKAGVTVTTKDWLDAYDQVISAAKKDFYQKLRQEAKAAGQNPILATMGKMVVEPNYQIPLHKGTDADTAVYVLARNSGEGSDRRPVPGDIKLTETELRDIVELNKTYQHFALVLNVGGLIDLTGLEEIKTVLLLGQLGSATGDACADVLTGKAYPSGKLTMTWAPIEDYPSTEGFGDPNNTNYREGIFVGYRYFDSTNTTPIYPFGFGLGYTTFKVSPGTVEVDGETITVNATVTNTGSAAGKDVVEVYYSAPQPDRSLPKPYQALAGFVKTQELQGGQSQVVSLTFNLSSLASYDQKSSAYLLEAGDYALRVGDSSRSTHIAGIVRLSDDVVTQQLHAVGGESGFTDFVPSGPAYSYPEEAHEIATATVVEIDAGSIPTTAVSYSDQPAEITRTEPFSWKDVASGQRSLDEFVGTLSDEDLTYLCVGAYKDSDDLMEVIGDASTTLAGAAGETTHQIEGQDLPVLTMADGPAGLRLSQRYTLDGGKPQPLETSMGADMLSMYSDEELAAMKSRATDSARARTVYYQYCTAIPIGTELAQSWDDDLVQQCGDLVGDEMELFGANLWLAPAMNIQRSPLCGRDFEYYSEDPLLAGRIAAAITRGVSRHQGCATTIKHFAANNQETNRYFQNNNISERALREIYLKGFEICVKTSHPRTVMTSYNLINGEHACNRYDLVTEILRDEWGFDGLVMTDWLVTGGMGPSGDQWPAASAAGCVKAGNDLTMPGIPSDKKDIMDALSNPEHQYSLTRATLQQSARRVLAMILELTGAENQD from the coding sequence ATGACTATTCGTATCAACGATCCGGATAAACAAGCTTTCGAACAGGAGCATGAAGATCTGGTCCGCCGTCTGGCACCAGAATGCATGGTTCTTCTGAGAAATGATGGTACACTTCCCTTAACAAACCTGCAGTCAGTAGCCCTCTACGGCAATGGTGCCCGACAGACGATTAAGGGTGGCACTGGTTCTGGTGATGTTAATGTTCGACATTTTGTAACCGTAGAAGAGGGCTTGGAGAAAGCCGGGGTTACTGTCACCACTAAAGATTGGCTCGATGCCTACGATCAGGTCATTAGTGCTGCAAAAAAGGACTTTTATCAAAAGCTGCGCCAAGAGGCTAAAGCAGCTGGTCAAAATCCGATTCTGGCGACAATGGGCAAGATGGTGGTGGAGCCCAACTATCAAATTCCTCTCCACAAGGGAACCGATGCAGACACAGCTGTGTACGTTCTGGCCCGCAACTCCGGGGAAGGGTCGGACCGTCGTCCAGTCCCGGGAGACATTAAACTGACCGAAACAGAACTGAGGGATATTGTCGAACTGAATAAGACTTATCAGCATTTTGCTTTGGTTCTCAATGTGGGCGGATTGATTGATTTAACAGGTTTGGAAGAGATCAAAACCGTTCTCCTCCTCGGCCAGCTGGGATCAGCTACCGGAGATGCCTGCGCCGATGTCTTGACTGGAAAGGCCTATCCTTCAGGAAAACTGACTATGACCTGGGCTCCGATTGAAGACTATCCTTCAACAGAAGGTTTTGGCGACCCCAATAACACTAATTATCGGGAAGGCATTTTCGTCGGTTACCGGTATTTTGACAGTACCAATACCACTCCTATTTATCCTTTCGGATTTGGTTTAGGATACACTACTTTCAAGGTCAGCCCCGGAACTGTAGAAGTCGATGGGGAAACGATAACTGTTAATGCTACCGTTACCAATACGGGTTCTGCCGCCGGCAAGGATGTAGTCGAAGTCTACTATTCTGCCCCGCAGCCAGACCGTTCTTTACCGAAGCCTTACCAGGCTTTGGCTGGCTTTGTCAAGACTCAGGAATTGCAGGGAGGCCAATCTCAGGTAGTCAGCCTTACCTTTAATTTGTCTTCTCTTGCCTCTTATGACCAGAAGTCTAGTGCCTATCTGTTGGAAGCTGGAGACTATGCCCTACGGGTAGGAGACAGCTCCCGATCCACGCATATTGCTGGAATTGTTCGCTTGAGTGACGATGTCGTTACTCAGCAACTTCATGCGGTCGGTGGAGAGAGTGGATTTACGGATTTTGTTCCCTCTGGCCCGGCCTATAGCTACCCGGAGGAAGCACATGAAATTGCGACAGCCACCGTAGTGGAAATTGATGCTGGCAGTATTCCTACGACCGCAGTTTCTTATTCTGATCAACCCGCAGAAATCACCAGAACAGAGCCTTTCTCCTGGAAGGACGTTGCTTCCGGTCAGCGAAGTCTGGATGAGTTTGTAGGGACTTTGTCTGATGAAGATCTGACCTACCTGTGTGTGGGAGCATACAAGGATTCTGATGATTTGATGGAGGTCATAGGCGACGCGTCCACCACTCTGGCCGGTGCTGCTGGTGAGACCACTCATCAAATTGAAGGTCAGGATCTTCCTGTTTTGACCATGGCTGATGGTCCTGCCGGCCTGCGTCTTTCTCAAAGGTATACCCTAGATGGTGGTAAACCTCAGCCTTTGGAGACTTCTATGGGTGCAGACATGCTCTCCATGTATTCGGATGAGGAGCTGGCTGCTATGAAGTCTCGAGCCACTGATTCGGCCCGAGCTCGGACGGTTTACTATCAGTATTGCACTGCTATCCCGATTGGTACTGAGTTAGCCCAGTCATGGGATGATGATCTGGTTCAGCAGTGCGGCGATCTGGTTGGTGATGAGATGGAGCTCTTCGGGGCGAATCTCTGGCTTGCTCCGGCTATGAATATTCAGCGATCTCCCCTGTGTGGCAGAGATTTTGAATATTATTCCGAAGATCCGCTCCTCGCCGGTAGGATCGCAGCAGCCATCACCCGGGGTGTTAGCCGGCATCAGGGATGTGCCACCACGATCAAGCATTTTGCCGCCAATAATCAGGAGACAAACCGCTACTTCCAGAATAACAACATTTCTGAGAGAGCTTTGCGGGAAATCTATCTGAAGGGATTCGAGATTTGCGTGAAGACGTCACATCCCCGAACAGTGATGACCTCCTACAATCTCATTAACGGTGAACACGCCTGCAACAGGTATGACTTGGTGACCGAAATTCTGCGTGATGAGTGGGGTTTTGATGGTCTTGTAATGACTGATTGGCTGGTAACTGGAGGAATGGGACCCTCGGGTGACCAATGGCCGGCGGCTTCTGCTGCTGGGTGTGTGAAGGCTGGTAATGATCTGACAATGCCTGGTATTCCTTCAGATAAGAAAGATATCATGGATGCTCTGAGCAATCCTGAGCATCAGTACAGTCTGACCAGGGCAACGTTGCAGCAGTCTGCCAGGAGGGTTTTGGCTATGATCCTGGAATTGACAGGGGCTGAGAACCAAGACTGA
- a CDS encoding DUF5067 domain-containing protein, with translation MIKKGSKCQIKECPPPADNQINPNFQPYQQNQPPFPQQIPQRKPTSALAVSSLVLGIISIILSFIPFINNFAFLLALVGLALSIAGLVATGKTKNEAGKGLAVAGVILCVLSIIITLVMQQATSKAIDTAFSNTASSSQTSTAKSKDPSPSQKSDSSKNTEDKTSEGKGNVDGDRYTVELVSLVKSIPDSDGKPTVLLTYKVINNMKKNSNPLDINIEAFQNKRQLDTAIYFDQPQGYDPGSFMKTIQPGGVLTVTIGYVLEDETSPVTIEVTGTVDFSKNPQKVTKTYELTK, from the coding sequence GTGATTAAGAAAGGATCAAAATGTCAAATCAAGGAATGCCCCCCCCCCGCTGATAATCAGATAAATCCCAATTTCCAGCCTTATCAACAGAATCAGCCGCCATTTCCTCAGCAAATTCCTCAAAGGAAACCAACAAGTGCTCTCGCTGTTAGCTCACTAGTTTTGGGAATTATCTCGATCATTCTTTCCTTTATCCCGTTTATTAATAATTTTGCTTTTCTTCTTGCTCTGGTCGGGCTGGCCTTATCAATAGCCGGATTAGTTGCTACCGGAAAAACAAAAAATGAAGCAGGAAAAGGTCTTGCGGTAGCCGGTGTTATTTTATGCGTTCTTTCCATCATCATTACATTGGTTATGCAGCAAGCAACCTCAAAAGCTATAGATACAGCGTTTTCAAACACTGCCTCGTCGTCACAAACCAGCACTGCAAAAAGCAAAGACCCTTCACCAAGCCAAAAATCTGATTCATCCAAGAATACTGAAGACAAGACATCCGAGGGTAAAGGAAACGTCGATGGTGACAGGTACACAGTAGAACTTGTTTCTTTGGTAAAATCAATTCCTGATTCTGACGGAAAACCGACCGTTCTTCTGACCTATAAAGTCATCAATAACATGAAAAAGAATTCAAACCCGTTAGATATTAATATTGAAGCTTTTCAAAATAAGAGGCAGCTGGATACAGCAATTTATTTTGATCAGCCCCAAGGCTATGATCCAGGTTCTTTTATGAAGACTATTCAACCAGGAGGGGTTCTTACTGTTACAATTGGTTATGTCCTTGAAGATGAAACATCTCCCGTTACTATTGAAGTAACGGGTACGGTAGATTTCAGTAAAAATCCTCAGAAAGTAACAAAGACTTACGAATTGACAAAATAA
- a CDS encoding Cof-type HAD-IIB family hydrolase: MEKDTTVKNQNTGEPVQTRINSLFFDIDGTLTSFQTNDVPQSTRNAIAYCRSKGIKVAIATGRSPHEFDGVRDTLHIDFDAVVCMTGQVVYDQQTIYHQEPLSRQSVDALLAYLTVNPDISVNFSEREYGYLNQMSSAVRHLYDHLGKTAPHVVYDDPFSRLKNHDLYQFSMFVTPEIEKEVVQAVPGVRSLRWHPDFADFIPADGGKDKGIAALLDAWGLDRRGCLVFGDGENDIDMLDFAGISVAMGNASDLVKAHADYVTSSVDQDGVMNALRHLGLVE, encoded by the coding sequence ATGGAAAAAGACACGACCGTAAAAAACCAGAATACAGGAGAACCGGTTCAAACCCGCATAAATTCGCTCTTTTTTGATATTGATGGGACTTTGACGAGTTTTCAAACTAACGATGTTCCCCAGTCAACTAGGAATGCAATTGCTTACTGCCGCAGCAAAGGTATTAAGGTTGCCATTGCCACCGGGAGATCGCCACATGAGTTTGATGGAGTTCGCGACACTCTACACATAGATTTTGATGCAGTGGTATGTATGACCGGTCAGGTTGTGTATGACCAGCAGACGATTTACCATCAGGAACCGCTGAGCCGGCAGAGTGTAGATGCCTTGCTAGCTTATCTGACAGTGAATCCAGATATTAGTGTAAATTTTTCTGAACGCGAATATGGGTATCTGAATCAGATGAGCAGCGCCGTCCGCCACCTTTACGACCATCTGGGCAAGACGGCACCACATGTTGTTTATGATGATCCATTCTCCCGTTTAAAAAATCATGACCTTTATCAGTTCAGCATGTTCGTGACCCCTGAGATTGAAAAAGAGGTAGTTCAAGCTGTGCCTGGCGTTCGTTCGTTGCGTTGGCATCCTGATTTTGCTGATTTCATTCCGGCTGATGGGGGCAAAGACAAAGGGATTGCAGCTCTTCTGGATGCCTGGGGCTTGGATCGCAGGGGATGCCTGGTGTTTGGTGACGGGGAAAACGACATTGATATGCTTGACTTTGCAGGAATAAGCGTGGCTATGGGCAATGCCAGTGATCTTGTTAAGGCCCATGCTGATTATGTGACGTCCAGCGTTGACCAGGATGGGGTCATGAATGCCTTGAGGCACTTGGGATTAGTGGAGTAA
- a CDS encoding thiamine diphosphokinase, which produces MTNRSKTESVEYMLNSRGSIPDRQTAKQSGRFPHPAWCTIFAAGQYYDEFPYTDKSSLIIAADGGLDYASSLGLTPDVFIGDNDSQMDLASRKELSDQTTVIPLPAQKDDTDLMAAAKYGWSQGIRQFDIYGALGKQIDHTLSSIMLLARLAQAGGIGFLHGDHTIVTAICNATMTFPEGYVAPRRMISIFAQSDTCTDVTIKGLAYELSHETVTNHSDFGSRNEFRNNTASSIHVGSGTLIITYPSEAPYPTIVTRVKPLPSLGDLSRTVSQHLAATDKD; this is translated from the coding sequence ATGACCAACCGGAGTAAAACAGAGTCCGTTGAGTACATGCTCAATTCGCGGGGCAGTATCCCGGACAGACAGACGGCCAAGCAATCAGGCCGTTTTCCCCATCCAGCCTGGTGCACAATCTTCGCGGCCGGCCAGTATTACGATGAATTCCCTTATACTGACAAATCATCCCTGATTATTGCAGCAGACGGCGGGCTTGACTATGCTTCCTCTCTGGGCCTGACTCCTGATGTTTTCATTGGAGACAACGATTCCCAAATGGATCTAGCCTCCAGGAAGGAGCTGTCCGATCAGACAACGGTTATACCCCTGCCCGCACAGAAGGACGATACTGACCTGATGGCAGCAGCGAAATATGGGTGGAGTCAGGGAATTCGCCAATTTGATATTTATGGGGCCTTAGGTAAACAGATCGACCATACCTTGTCAAGCATAATGCTCCTGGCCCGGCTAGCACAGGCAGGAGGGATTGGATTCCTGCATGGAGATCATACGATCGTGACTGCGATCTGCAACGCCACCATGACTTTTCCTGAGGGATATGTAGCTCCCCGAAGGATGATTTCAATTTTTGCCCAGTCCGACACCTGTACTGACGTAACTATTAAAGGACTCGCTTATGAGCTCAGCCACGAAACGGTAACTAATCATAGTGATTTTGGGTCCCGCAATGAGTTTAGAAATAATACAGCATCCAGTATTCATGTAGGGTCTGGCACCCTGATTATCACCTATCCCAGTGAAGCCCCTTACCCTACCATTGTTACCAGGGTCAAGCCCTTGCCATCTTTGGGAGATCTGAGCAGGACGGTTTCCCAGCATTTGGCTGCGACTGACAAGGATTAG